A region of the Methylobacterium nodulans ORS 2060 genome:
CCTGCGGGGCCGGATCGCTCACGCGATCCGGAGCGTGACGCGGCCCAATGGCCCGAACTCGGCCAGCACGGTCTGGCCGGGCAGGACCTGGATGAGGCCGGTGCAGCTCCCGGTGGCGACGAGGTCGCCGGCATTGAGGCACAGATCACGCTCGGCGAGGTAGCCGGCGAGCCACGCCACGGCGGCGATCGGCGACCCGAGGATGTCGGCGCCCCGGCCGCGGGCGAGTTCGTTGCCGTCGACGCGAAGCGACACCGCGGCCTCCCTCAGGTCCCCGTCGTGCCAGCCCGCGACCCGAGGCCCGCGGATACGCGCGACGTCGAGGCCGAAATCGGCGGTGGCGGTCCAGGCGTTGAGGAGGATGCCGTTCGGCATGCGGCGGCCGAGGAGGTGCAGGTCGAGATGGCAGGAGACACAGGCCTCCGCCGCCC
Encoded here:
- a CDS encoding 2-keto-4-pentenoate hydratase; protein product: MPLAPSETEALGWDLAMARRTGQISTNADLRRLSDLDDAEAVLAAALRHLGGAPAGYVLTGTSPPCAKLLCCEHPVVAPLVREGLLEEGGSLHLPGGAIGVGAGFAFRLGRPFPDDGEEITEERAAEACVSCHLDLHLLGRRMPNGILLNAWTATADFGLDVARIRGPRVAGWHDGDLREAAVSLRVDGNELARGRGADILGSPIAAVAWLAGYLAERDLCLNAGDLVATGSCTGLIQVLPGQTVLAEFGPLGRVTLRIA